From the genome of Blautia hydrogenotrophica DSM 10507:
GACAGGTGAAAATACGGAGGAAATTATGGATTATAAGAAGGCGGGCGTAGATATAGAAGCTGGTTATAAATCAGTGGAGCTTATGAAAGAGCATATTGCTAAGACGATGAGACCGGAGGTTTTGACAAATATCGGAGGATTTTCAGGTGCTTTTTCCATGGGGAAATTTAAAGATATGGAAAAACCTACTTTGGTGTCTGGTACGGATGGAGTAGGAACGAAACTAAAGCTGGCTTTTCTGATGGACCAGCATGATACGGTGGGGATTGACTGTGTGGCGATGTGTGTAAATGATATTGCCTGTGCGGGAGGAGAGCCATTGTTTTTCTTGGACTACATTGCCTGCGGAAAAAACTACCCGGAGAAAATCGCCCAGATTGTAAAAGGTGTCGCGACAGGCTGTGAGCAGTCTGATGCGGCTTTGATTGGTGGCGAGACCGCAGAGATGCCCGGTTTTTATCCGGAAGATGAATATGATTTGGCAGGTTTTGCGGTAGGAATTGTCGATGAGAAAGATCTGATTACAGGAAAAGACCTGAAAGAAGGGGATGTGTTAATCGGTATGGCTTCTTCCGGTGTTCATAGTAATGGATTTTCTCTGGTCCGCAAAGTTTTTGAGATGACGAAAGAGTCGTTGGATACTTATTACGACGAACTGGGGAGCACTCTTGGAGAGGCACTGATCGCACCGACGAAGATCTATGTGAAAGCTCTGAGATGTATTAAGGAGTCTGGTGTCCGTGTCAGAGCGTGTAGCCATATCACTGGCGGCGGTTTCTATGAAAATGTACCTCGTATGTTAGGAGAAGGGACCAGAGCGGTAATTAAAAAAGACAGTTATCCGATTCCTCCGATCTTTAAGCTACTGGCAAAGACAGGCCAGATTGAGGAAAAGATGATGTACAATACTTATAATATGGGACTGGGGATGATTGTGGCTGTGGATGCCAAGGATGTGGACAAGACGCTGGAGGCTATTCGAAAAGCCGGTGAACAGCCCTATATTGTAGGAGAAATTGAAGCTGGAGAAAAGGGAGTGACCTTATGTTGAAACTTGCAGTTTTAGTTTCAGGCGGAGGGACCAATCTTCAGGCGATCATAGATGCGATTGAAAAAAAAGAGATTACCAATGCTAAGATACAAGCGGTGATCAGCAATAATCGAAATGCCTATGCCTTGGAAAGGGCTAAGAGATATGGTATTGCTGGCCAATGCATTTCACCGAAGGATTTTCCGAACCGGGAGACTTTTTATGAAGAGCTTTTGAAGGCTTTGAAAGAGTGTAAAGCAGACTTAGTGGTTTTGGCAGGATATTTGGTGGCAATTCCACCCTGTGTGGTGGAGGCGTTTCCGAACCGTATTATCAATATACACCCGTCTTTGATTCCCTCTTTTTGCGGGGTTGGTTATTATGGGTTGAGAGTACACGAAGGAGCTTTGCAGCGTGGAGTCAAAGTGACGGGGGCCACGGTTCATTTTGTGGATGCCGGTACGGATACTGGGCCGATTATTCTACAAAAATCGGTGGAAGTTTTGCAGGGGGATACACCAGAGACGCTTCAGCGAAGAGTGATGGAGCAGGCAGAATGGGTAATTCTGCCCCAGGCGATTGATCTGATCGCAAATGGAAAAGTGACAGTTCATGACGGAAAAGCTGTGATTTCCCAGTGATTATTGGGAAAACGGTGTTCTAGGAGGAGAAAAATACAGATGAAAGTGTTGATTGTAGGAAGCGGCGGAAGAGAACACGCGATCGCATACAGTGTAGCAAAGAGTCCGAAGGTGGATAAGATTTACTGTGCTCCGGGAAATGCGGGGATTGGGACGGTTGCGGAGTGTGTGCCCATTGGCCCGATGGAGTTTGAGAAACTGGCACAGTTTGCTCAGGAAGAGCAGATGGATTTGACGATTGTGGGAATGGATGACCCTCTGGTGGGCGGAATTGTGGATGTATTTGAGGAAAAAGGTCTGCGTGTGTTTGGGCCGAGAAAGAATGCTGCAATTTTGGAAGGCTCAAAGGCATTCTCAAAGGATTTGATGAAAAAGTATCAGATTCCCACGGCTGCTTATGAGAATTTTGAGGACCCCCAAAAGGCGTTGGAGTACTTGGAGAAGGCGAAATTCCCCATTGTTCTGAAAGCGGATGGACTGGCTCTGGGAAAAGGAGTTCTGATCTGCAATAGCTTGGAAGAGGCAAAAGACGGCGTAAAAGAGATCATGTTGGACAAGAAGTTCGGCACTGCCGGCAACACCTTGGTCGTTGAAGAGTTTATGACTGGTCGGGAAGTCTCAGTATTATCTTATGTGGATGGAACTACGATTAAGACGATGACATCGGCGCAGGACCATAAACGTGCCAAGGATGGCGATCAGGGATTGAATACTGGCGGAATGGGAACGTTTTCACCCAGCCCGTTTTATACGAAGGAGATTGACGAGTACTGCCAGAAGCATATTTATCAGCCTACTGTGGATGCGATGAGAGCAGAGGGAAGACCGTTTACGGGAATTATCTTTTTTGGTCTGATGTTGACAGAGCAAGGCCCAAAAGTATTAGAATACAACGCCCGTTTTGGAGATCCTGAGGCTCAGGTAGTGCTGCCGAGAATGAAAAATGATATCGTAGAAGTCATGGAGGCCTGTATCGACGGCAAGCTGGATGAGATTGAGTTGCAGTTTGAGGACAATGCAGCAGTCTGCGTCGTATTGGCATCGGAGGGCTATCCGGTGAAATATGAGAAGGGGATTCCGATTACTGGCTTTGAAAATTTCCAGGGCAAAGATGGATATTACTGCTTCCACGCGGGAACAAAGCTGGAAGATGGACAGATTGTGACAAATGGAGGTCGTGTTCTGGGAATCACTGCGAAAGGAGCCAATCTGAAGGAGGCCAGAAAAAACGCTTATGAGGCCACGGAATGGATATCTTTTGCAAATAAATATATGCGACACGATATCGGAAAAGCGATTGATGAGGCATAAAGTTTAGAGCAAGGCTGGATAGTGTTTCCACGGAAATGCGCGTTGCGCGATGAAGTGGAAATACTATTCAGCCTTTCCCATAACAGAAACGCTCCGTCTCTTTTACTTGACTTTTTAGGGCGATTCGTTTATTATGATAATAATAAAACAAACACAGGGGTGCTGATGAGAATCGGCTGAGAAAAAGCGAGAAGTTTTTAACCCTAGAACCTGTATCTGGATAATGCCAGCGTAGGGAGTCATGAAAGGATTTTGTTATCATACCCTCTTGGATTATTCCAGGAGGATTTTTTTATAGGAGGTGTCTCTGGAATCTCCTATATGATCTTTCCTCTGGGATGTCCTGTACGACGAAAGGCACTCAAAGTTACAGGAACCATGACAAGGAGGAAGAGGTATGTATACGACACAGATGGATGCAGCAAAACGGGGAATTATCACAGAGGAAATGAAGGCAGTCGCGGCAGAAGAACAGATTAGTACGGAGGCGCTGCGGGACTTGGTGGCGAAAGGACAGGTGGTGATTCCAGCCAACAAGAATCACAAATGTCTGAAACCCCATGGGATTGGCAGAGCTTTAAAGACAAAGATCAATGTGAATCTGGGAACTTCCAAAGATTGTCTAGATCTAGATTTGGAGATGTCCAAAGTGATGGAAGCGGTGAAAATGGGAGCCGAGGCAATTATGGATTTGAGTTCTTTCGGGGATACACAGG
Proteins encoded in this window:
- the purM gene encoding phosphoribosylformylglycinamidine cyclo-ligase — its product is MDYKKAGVDIEAGYKSVELMKEHIAKTMRPEVLTNIGGFSGAFSMGKFKDMEKPTLVSGTDGVGTKLKLAFLMDQHDTVGIDCVAMCVNDIACAGGEPLFFLDYIACGKNYPEKIAQIVKGVATGCEQSDAALIGGETAEMPGFYPEDEYDLAGFAVGIVDEKDLITGKDLKEGDVLIGMASSGVHSNGFSLVRKVFEMTKESLDTYYDELGSTLGEALIAPTKIYVKALRCIKESGVRVRACSHITGGGFYENVPRMLGEGTRAVIKKDSYPIPPIFKLLAKTGQIEEKMMYNTYNMGLGMIVAVDAKDVDKTLEAIRKAGEQPYIVGEIEAGEKGVTLC
- the purN gene encoding phosphoribosylglycinamide formyltransferase; the encoded protein is MLKLAVLVSGGGTNLQAIIDAIEKKEITNAKIQAVISNNRNAYALERAKRYGIAGQCISPKDFPNRETFYEELLKALKECKADLVVLAGYLVAIPPCVVEAFPNRIINIHPSLIPSFCGVGYYGLRVHEGALQRGVKVTGATVHFVDAGTDTGPIILQKSVEVLQGDTPETLQRRVMEQAEWVILPQAIDLIANGKVTVHDGKAVISQ
- the purD gene encoding phosphoribosylamine--glycine ligase, which translates into the protein MKVLIVGSGGREHAIAYSVAKSPKVDKIYCAPGNAGIGTVAECVPIGPMEFEKLAQFAQEEQMDLTIVGMDDPLVGGIVDVFEEKGLRVFGPRKNAAILEGSKAFSKDLMKKYQIPTAAYENFEDPQKALEYLEKAKFPIVLKADGLALGKGVLICNSLEEAKDGVKEIMLDKKFGTAGNTLVVEEFMTGREVSVLSYVDGTTIKTMTSAQDHKRAKDGDQGLNTGGMGTFSPSPFYTKEIDEYCQKHIYQPTVDAMRAEGRPFTGIIFFGLMLTEQGPKVLEYNARFGDPEAQVVLPRMKNDIVEVMEACIDGKLDEIELQFEDNAAVCVVLASEGYPVKYEKGIPITGFENFQGKDGYYCFHAGTKLEDGQIVTNGGRVLGITAKGANLKEARKNAYEATEWISFANKYMRHDIGKAIDEA